A segment of the Nitrospirae bacterium CG2_30_53_67 genome:
TGAGGGCAATCTACTGAGTGTTTCACAGCTTGAACTGATTGACCCGGTACTGAATACGCCAACGGTTGTGGAGGATACAGTCGGTGAGGCCGTGGATGATATCGAGGCGGTGATCCTGAATCCTCTCAGCACTTCAAGCGACCTGGAAAGGGTCAAGGATCTTGCGGAATCGATCAATACGGCGGAATAGATCAGGTATTTAAGGTATTACCGTAAAAGGCGGCGTATCGAAAATCATACGCCGCCTTTTTTTATCCCTCCCTGAGAAGAGAAGAAAATCCTATAATTGACAAATATATTGCAGTTGTTTAGAGTACCTCCTGCAGATTGAATCATAAGAAGGACCCTGCGGCCTTTTGAAGAGACGTGCAGGAACACGTCATACAAAGTTGACGGCTTCGTAAAAAGTCCGTCTGCGGCGTTGCGCTTCATTCTTCGTCGTTGCAGCGTACTTCTAAGTACGCCTCATTCCTCAGAATTCGCGCGCCTGGCATCCGGAGCTTTTTACTGTGCCGTCCCACTTGTGGACTTTTTACGAGTCCATCAAAGTTGATCAGCCCATGTTCACGGATCGGGTTGAAGGGGCATTCAGTTCTCTATGGTCTTAAAAATTCTTAAAAAAAAGATCCTTTTACCCCTGATCCTGGCGTCTGTCCTGATTCTCTTCCTTTTCACGCTTCAGACTACGCTTCAACGGATACTTCCCCGGAATACGATCACAAACTGGGCCGCCCAAACCATGGGAAAAAAGCTTTCCGTGCGGACCTCCATCGAGGATGTGCGCCTGAGCGTCTTTCCCCGCCCGTCCATACGGATGCGCAACATCCGGCTCTCGGACCTGAAGACGGGCACGGACTGGATCAGGGCCGAATCCCTGGAGGTCAAACTGAAAATTTTTCCCCTTCTCTTCGGCCAGGCCCTTGCTTACAAGGTCTATCTGAAACACCCGGAGATCCAAATCCTGAGAGACGACCATGGACGATGGCTCTTTATGAGCCCCGCCCCACCCGTAACTTCCGAAGAAGGGGTCAAAAAACACGAACCGGCGCTTAACCTGCAGACGACGATCAAAAGCATCTTTTTCAAGAACGCCTCCCTCGTGATTCTGGACCGGCGGGATCCATCTAAAAGGCCTCATCTTGTGCTTCAGGAAGTTGACGGTTCCTTGAAACGGCCCTCCGAAGGGGCCCCGGTCCAACTGAAGATCAAGGGGCGGTTCCCGCACAGGCTCCTCGAGCTGAACTCCTTTTCCATCAAGGGAGAGATCGAGCCTGATGCCGGGACACTGGACCTAAAACGCGTGAAGGTTGATGCCGGCCTTGACCTCTACCGAATGCCGGCGGAAATCTCCAGGCCCTATCTGCGTGAATTCCTCGATCTCCAGCAGATTTCAGGAACGACCGATCTGAAGGCACATTTTATCATCCATCCGGACCACGGGCTCGACCTATCCGGAGATCTCTCGATGAATCATTTTCATTTCGTGGTCCCTCAATATGCCTCCCATCCCCTCATGGGGAAAGAGGCCCTCCTGAAATTTTCCCTCCATACCGCTGAAGGCATCGTCAACGTCAAACACCTGGATCTCAGGCTGGGGGATCTCTCGGCCTGGGGGCATGGCATCTGGACCGGGAATCTCAATGGAAAACCCTGGTACGGGATTTCCCTGCACGCATCGAATCTCTCCTTCGAAGGAGTGCGGGGTTACCTTCCGGACCGGCTCCTGCCTGAAAAAATAGCACGCTCCATCAGGCATGTCTCTTCAACCGGAAGCCTGGATATTCCTTTACTTGAGATCACGGCAGCCGGCAAACCGCCATCGGAGACCGCCCAGGAGATAGCCGCCGGAGAAGGTCTTGCAGGATACGAAAAGCGTTTCTCCATCAAGGTCGCCTTTCATGATTTCGGTTTGAAACAGGGCGGAGACATCCTGACCCTCTCACCGGTCAACGGGGAGATCTCCGTGGACCAGGATGCCGTTCAATTCCTGGACCTGAGCGGGGGGTATGGGAACTCCCGCTTCAATAAAATCACCGGGACTTTTTCCAGGACCGGGTCCAGGGAGACGGACCTTGAGATTGATGCAGGCCTGAACCTCCAGGAGATCCAGACTCTTCTTCTGCAATTACCGGAACCCATACGCGATACACTCCCTTTCTCACACGTCCGTCAGTCCATAGGGTATGCCGGCGTACAGATCAGCCTGCGCTCTTCAAAAAACAAGGAGACGCCGTTTTCAATCCAGGGAACCATGGACCTAACTGGGGCGGGGTTCGCTTTCCCCCTGTCTCCTTTTGCCATCTCCGGGATCGAGGGAAGGCTGACCTTCAAAGAGAACGAAGTCCTCCCCTTCTCCCTGAAGGCAAAGATCGGCAATCTCCCGACCCTGATCCAAGGGAAGGTCTCCAGGGTCGGGAGCAACGACCCCTCTATCCGGCTGAAAATCTCTGCCATCCCCACGGAACAGGATCTGACCTCATGGTTTCCCATATTTCAGAGAATCCTGAAGATCAGGGATGGGAATCCTGAACTCATCCTCCTGCTGGACGGAACCCCCAGCGACATGAATATGGATACCAGTCTTGACCTGACCAAGACCTCCTTTTCTCTCTCGGACTGGATGTCTAAGACCGCCGGGACCGGGAGCCGCTTAGGTTTTACCGGCCATGTGCTAAACGGGAAGGAGATGATCATTCAGAAGGGGGGATGGAGGCTTGGCGGGGAATCCCTCCTTTTTACAGGGAGTGTCAAGGAGAGCGCCGGGCTTTCCATTAAACTCGACATCAAAAATGCGGGAATCTCATTGCAGTCTCTTGCCGGGATCTTCCCCGTTTTGTCGGACAATCCGCCGGACTCCCATGTGTCAGGAGATCTCACGCTTTCATACAAGCCAAAAGATAAAGACCCCGTGGACGTGAAAGGAGACCTTCTCCTGAACCATGTCTCGGCGCATCCCCGCATGAGCCCCTGGACATTCCGCAAGATTGACGGGACCCTGCATTTTGCCGGCAAGGAGGTCTCGGCCAGGGGTGTCCAATGTGAATGGGGGGATGTTCCCCTTTCTTTTGACCTCAGGATCCCGAGGTTGGGCTCACCGGAACCGGAGCTCCGGATCGTTTTCCCTGACCTGGACCTGGCCCCCTTGGAAAAGGAATTCTTCTCCCCCGAAAGCGCCCTTCATAAGACCGACAGGGCGGCCTTGAAAAAAACCCGATTCAAGGCCGATCTCACCATGAACAAGGTCCGGTACAAACAATATGAACTGCAAAACTTCCTGGCCGGCCTGGACATGAAAGACGGGGCGCTGACGATCCCATCCTTCACAACAGCCGGACTGGAGGGCACAGCAACGGGCAAGGCCGGTATCGACTTCCTTTCCGCAGAGATCCCGCGGTTCCAGGCCGAGGCGCAGATCGCCGGGGTGAGCGCCGAAAAGTACCTCCAGCTTTTCCCGGACAACCGCACCTTCTATACCGGCGAGATCAGCGGATTCATCCGGGTGGAAGGCCATCTTTATCCGTCCCTTGAAGAAACATCCCGGCAAATGACCGGCGGGGCGCATCTTAGGATCCGATCCACACGGGAACGTAATTACCTCTTCAATCTCATCAAAGAGATCATCAACCGTGTTGAGATCATGGCAGGGAGGAAAGACGATCTCTTTCGTATCCTTGAATACGATACCATGGGCGGGGATTTCACCATCCATGATGGAAAATTTCATTCAGAGAACTTTTACATCAGTCAATACAACAAATTCGATGTATCGGGGCTGACCCTGGACAAGCTGACCGCAGCGGTCCCAATCCGTGTCAAATACAACGTCGGGGCGGCAGGGAGCTATAATTTTCTCAATTCATACATCGACTGTTATATCATGGCCCAGCCATTCTCCATGGCCACCGATATCATCAAGATGGTCCCTATCGCCGGCAAGGTGCTGACCGGCAAAGATGAAAGCCTCTATGCCGTTTATTATCATTACAAGGGACTGACTTCCAATGCGTTCCAGGATAAAAAGGAAGAGGCGCAGATGAAGAGCATCTCTTTCAAAGAGATCCCTGAACCGTTCAAAAATTCCCTGATCAAGAAGGAGTGACCGGCATCGGGGTTATCTTCCAAGGATCTCACTGCATAAATTTTAAGCACATTCCCATATTCGGGCATCATGGATAGGCAGCTCGGCGCTTCCTCATAACTATTTAAAATTTCAGATCCATTTATCCACAGGCTGCCGTAAGACCGGGCAGGGTGACTAAGAAATAAGCTCATCACGTATAGGCCATGTCGTGAAGCTGGCATAACTGCCGGATTTCCTATGATATTTCAAATGGTTGTTTTTTCTGTAATTCAGAGGGAGTTGGCATCAGGGTTGCAAAGACCGAATAAAAGGGATCCGTTGTTTTTGAGCCGTATCTCCATAGGATGGAGGGTCGGACGGATGCTGCTTTTTGATTCGTCAAGACTGGATTGGATCAAAGCGGGTTCTAAGATCAGGAGACGAGCGGGAATGATCTCTTGTGGAAGAATCCCGGCTGGAGGAGGTGATAAAGCCTTTACAAAAAAACAGGTTCTGTGATATTTTTTAACCTCTTCATCCGGTTTTATTCCAATAAGAATCAAACAAGGAGACGGACATGAAAAAGGTGGAAGCGATCATCAAGCCCTTCAAGCTGGAAGAGGTTAAGGACGCGTTGAATGAGATCGGAATACAAGGCATCACGGTCAGCGAAGTCAAAGGATTCGGCCGGCAGAAAGGTCACACGGAACTCTATCGTGGAGCAGAATACGTGGTTGACTTCCTTCCAAAGATCAAGATTGAAATCGTCATGGAAGATGATCAGGTGATACGCGTGGTTGATACCATCCGGCAGACGGCGAACACCGGAAGAATCGGTGACGGGAAGATCTTCGTGATCCCTGTGGAGGAGGTCGTTCGCATCCGGACAGGCGAAAAAGGCAAAGAGGCCCTATAAATTTAGATTTTAATTATCTCTCAGAAAGGAAAACGGCAATGACACCACAAAAGGTTCTGGAGTATGCCAAAAAGAACAATGCAAAGATGGTGGATCTTCGGTTCATGGATTTCCCCGGATTATGGCAGCATTTTTCCGTGCCCATCTGCAAACTGGAGCTTTCCATATTTGAGGAGGGATTGGGATTTGACGGGTCCAGTATCCGGGGATGGCAGGCCATCCATGCCTCGGACATGCTGGTCCTGCCGGACTCTGAGACGGCCATCATGGATCCCTTTACCGAGCAACCCACGCTCATCTTGATCTGCAACATCGTGGACCCGATCACCAAGGAACGCTATTCCAGAGATCCGAGATACATCGCCCATAAGGCCGAGGCCTATCTCAAATCCACAGGGATCGGGGACACGGCCTATTTCGGTCCGGAGGCGGAGTTCTTCATCTTCAATGACATCCGTTACGACCAGAACCAGCACTGCGGTTACTATTTTCTGGATTCCGACGAAGGGATATGGAATTCCGGCCGGGAGGAAACCCCCAACCTCGGCTACAAGCCCCGAAACAAAGAGGGTTACTTCCCTGTTCCCCCCACGGATAAATATCAGGACATCCGAACAGAGATGAGCTTGGTGCTCGAACAGATGGGGATTGATATCGAGGCGCAGCACCATGAAGTCGCCACAGCCGGGCAGGCCGAGATCGACATGAAGTATGCCCCCATGTCCAGGATGGCGGATCAGCTCCTTGGTTTCAAGTATGTGGTCAAGAATGTGGCGCGGAAACACGGCATGACCGCCACCTTTATGCCGAAGCCGATCTTCGGTGACAACGGTTCGGGCATGCATGTCCATCAATCCATATGGAAAGATGGTAAGCCCCTTTTCTCCGGCAACAAGTACGGCGGCATGAGCGATATGGGCCTTCATTACATCGGCGGGATCT
Coding sequences within it:
- a CDS encoding type I glutamate--ammonia ligase, producing the protein MTPQKVLEYAKKNNAKMVDLRFMDFPGLWQHFSVPICKLELSIFEEGLGFDGSSIRGWQAIHASDMLVLPDSETAIMDPFTEQPTLILICNIVDPITKERYSRDPRYIAHKAEAYLKSTGIGDTAYFGPEAEFFIFNDIRYDQNQHCGYYFLDSDEGIWNSGREETPNLGYKPRNKEGYFPVPPTDKYQDIRTEMSLVLEQMGIDIEAQHHEVATAGQAEIDMKYAPMSRMADQLLGFKYVVKNVARKHGMTATFMPKPIFGDNGSGMHVHQSIWKDGKPLFSGNKYGGMSDMGLHYIGGILKHAASLVALTNPTTNSFKRLVPGYEAPVNLAYSCRNRSAAIRIPMYSANPKAKRIEVRFPDASCNPYLAFSAMLMAGLDGIENKIDPGDPLDKNIYDLAPEELAGVPSVPGSLDAALESLEEDHEYLLRGDVFTQDVIDTWISYKQENEIDAIRLRPHPYEFYLYFDI
- a CDS encoding transcriptional regulator (indirectly regulates nitrogen metabolism; at high nitrogen levels P-II prevents the phosphorylation of NR-I, the transcriptional activator of the glutamine synthetase gene (glnA); at low nitrogen levels P-II is uridylylated to form PII-UMP and interacts with an adenylyltransferase (GlnE) that activates GlnA); the encoded protein is MKKVEAIIKPFKLEEVKDALNEIGIQGITVSEVKGFGRQKGHTELYRGAEYVVDFLPKIKIEIVMEDDQVIRVVDTIRQTANTGRIGDGKIFVIPVEEVVRIRTGEKGKEAL